CGCGCCGCCCGGGCGTCGACGGTGCCGACCCCCGCCATTGTGGTCACGGGCTTTCTGTCGGCCGAGAGCCGGCAGGCGGCGATGGCCGCCGGGGCGTCGGCCTTTCTCGTGAAGCCGTTTTCCGCCTCGGGTCTGGCCCGGGTGGTGAGCGAGGTTCTGGAGACCCCGCCGCTCTGAGGGAGCGGGGCCAGGAGGGAGCCCAGCATGCGCGTGCACGAGCCCACCGATCTCGATCAGGCACTGGCCCGGGCCGGAGACGGCGCATTCGCCATTGGTGCCGATGGCCGCATCGTTCTCTGGAACCGTGCCGCCGAAAGGATCCTCGGCTACCTGGGGCGCGAGGCGATCGGGCGCCTGTGCTGCGACGTCTTCGTCGGCCACGATGACAAGGGCAACCGGCTCTGCTACCAGGGCTGTCACGTCATGACGCTCGTGAAGCTCGCGGAGTCCATCCAGAACTTCGACATGCGGACCCGGACGAAGGCGGGACGCCCGGTGTGGCTCAACATCAGCACCCTCGTCCTGCCGGGGGAGCGCACCGCCTACGGTCTGGTGGTCCACATCTTCCGGGACGTCACGGCCTCGAAGGAGCTGCTGGCCATGGTCCACGAGCGGCTCTCGGCTCCGGTGGACGGCGATCAGGCCACGGTTCCGCTGACGCGTCGCGAGCTGGAGATCCTCCGCCTGATGGCCGGTGGTGCCCGCACCAAGATCCTCGCG
This region of Candidatus Rokuibacteriota bacterium genomic DNA includes:
- a CDS encoding PAS domain S-box protein, with the translated sequence MRVHEPTDLDQALARAGDGAFAIGADGRIVLWNRAAERILGYLGREAIGRLCCDVFVGHDDKGNRLCYQGCHVMTLVKLAESIQNFDMRTRTKAGRPVWLNISTLVLPGERTAYGLVVHIFRDVTASKELLAMVHERLSAPVDGDQATVPLTRRELEILRLMAGGARTKILAERLHVSPATVRNHVQNIFGKLGVHSRLEAVAYANQRRLL